The sequence below is a genomic window from Desulfomonile tiedjei.
CGGCGGAAGTAAGCAACTTCGAGGCCCGTTGGGTACTCTGCTGATCTTTGAACTTCACGCTAACGTCAAATTTGACGCCTTCGTATGCCTTGTTTTTCTTCAGCATGTCGGGAAAATAATTTGTCGAACCCTTGGAAATCGAGTTGAATAGCCTGTCTGCGGCCCTCAGCGCATTTTCGCCGTGGCCGAAATAGGGGAGGAACATAATAACCAACACGATCAGAAAGGTGATCGCAAGAAGGAGTCCCTTGATGAACGATCCTTTGTCTTTAACTAGCATCTTATCAGACCTCCCCTCTCAATATCTTTGTGCTGCCGAGGAACTTGCCTATGACCCACAGGGCGAAGATGCCGATTACGACGAAGAAGATCACTAAGCCGGCGAAACTCAGTCCTTTAGCCAGTGATTCTGAGATGTTGATTATTTCCATCTGGTTGAGTTTTTCAGGAAGGGCAAAGAATCGGTTAACAAACCCCGCGAGAATGGACAGCGCGTAGAATCCTCGAATGTAAATGCCCCGGACCACTTTAGTGGTAAGCGCGCCGATCTGGATTCCAATAAGCGAGCCCAGGAGCATGCCCATTGCCAGGGTGTAAAAAATAAATCCGTAAATCGCGTACTGGGCAATTGAGGCGAATCCTGCGGTGAATATGATTTGGAGAATGTCCGTACCAACGGTGGTGAAGGACGAAACTCCCAAGATGTAAACAAACATCGGGAAGGTCAGGAATCCGCCGCCCACACCCATAATAGCTGCGGCAAACCCTACAATAGCTCCGCAAATGGCCACAAAGAGCGCCGGGATCTTCTTACCGCCGGGTACCAGGTCTTCATCGAAAGTTATTGTGGGAGGAATATTTGCCGCCTGAAGCTTGGCCGGCAGTCCGACTTTCCCAGTGGCGGCCTCGTCTCCATGGGCACTTTCTCCGTGGTGAGCCCCAACGTCTCCAGGGGCTTTCCGAAGCTTAAGGAAATCGAAGAGGGAGTAGAAACCCAAAAAACCCAACAAAACAACATAAACTACACTGATGAAAAGGTCACTCAACACCGGGTCCTTTTCATACAACCATCTGTTTATCATTCCACCAGCGACCACTCCGCCGCCGGAGCCGACCAGGAACGCAACCGCCAGCGAAACCGAGACATTTCCCAGTTTCTTGTGGACCGCGGTGCCCATGATGGCTTTCGCGAAGATGTGAAAGAGATCGGTTCCGACGGCCAAGATCCCTTTAACATTCACGCTCATGAGCGCCGGAGTTATGATGAAACCGCCTCCTGCTCCTATACAGCCGGTTATCAATCCTGCACACAGACCGATGAGTATGGTGATCACAAAGATGAATGGGTCGTAAAAGGCGGGCTGGTACGCTTTGTACCCGCCCAGAAACTGGGGAAGGTCTGCTGCGCACGCGAGTCCGGTCAGCAACGCGGGAATCAGCATGAGCCCCAGTAGGTACAACTTCTTCTTGTCTCTCAGTATGTTCATGGACGTCTCATAGTCCCATTTAGCATGGGCCGCCGACGCGATCACGAACATCCGATATAGCTCTCTTCCCCATTTCATTCCACTTCCTCCATGCCGAGTTGTAGGTAGGCTAAGCTGCCGTAAATAGTGCAACGGTCATGCCACGACTGTCCCCAACAACCGCGGACGATACTGGCTTGAAATAATCCGCGATTTGAACACAAGCCACAAGGGC
It includes:
- a CDS encoding sulfite exporter TauE/SafE family protein; this encodes MKWGRELYRMFVIASAAHAKWDYETSMNILRDKKKLYLLGLMLIPALLTGLACAADLPQFLGGYKAYQPAFYDPFIFVITILIGLCAGLITGCIGAGGGFIITPALMSVNVKGILAVGTDLFHIFAKAIMGTAVHKKLGNVSVSLAVAFLVGSGGGVVAGGMINRWLYEKDPVLSDLFISVVYVVLLGFLGFYSLFDFLKLRKAPGDVGAHHGESAHGDEAATGKVGLPAKLQAANIPPTITFDEDLVPGGKKIPALFVAICGAIVGFAAAIMGVGGGFLTFPMFVYILGVSSFTTVGTDILQIIFTAGFASIAQYAIYGFIFYTLAMGMLLGSLIGIQIGALTTKVVRGIYIRGFYALSILAGFVNRFFALPEKLNQMEIINISESLAKGLSFAGLVIFFVVIGIFALWVIGKFLGSTKILRGEV